From the genome of Acinetobacter sp. TR3:
CTGTTGGTTTCTTCTCTAAAGATGCCATCTTAGGTGCAGTATATGCACAGTCTACAATTGCAAATATTCCACTTTACAATACGTTGTATTGGGTGGGTGTAGCGGGTGCTTTCTTAACTTCAATTTATACGTTCCGTCTAATTTGGGTTGTATTCTTTGGCGAAGAAAAAACCCATGCACATGCCATTCATGGCGTGACTTACTGGGCACCGCTTGCAATTCTTGCGACCTTATCAACAGGTATTGGTTATTTCTTACAAGCACCTGTTGCAAAATTATTGACTGCTGCAAGTATTCCAAGCTTTGTTGTTCCTGAAGCTTTAGAAGAAGCGGTTGCACATGCAGAACATTTAGCAAGTGGTGTTGCCCTTGTTGGTTTAGCTGTGGGTATCTTCTTGTTTGTTTTTGCATACGGTGCAGTAAAAGCTTTTGCTCAAACATCTTTGGGTTCAGGTCTAGCGCACATTTGCCGTACAGCATTTGGTTTCGATGCTTTGTATGACATCGTATTTGTAAAACCTTATTTATTGATTGCGAAAATTTTAGGTCGTGATCCAGTTGACGGTTTATGGTTAGTGCTCCCTGCAATTGTGAAGGGTGGTAATAGCTTTACAAGTTCGCGTCAAACAGGTTCATTGCGTGAATACGCATCAAGCATGTCACTCGGTGTAGTGGTGTTATTGATGATCTTGATCGTAGTTCAGGTTGTGGGGAAATAAAATGGAAAACAATTTAATTTTACCCGCACTGATTTTAGTTCCTTTCATTGCTGGTTTTATTTGTTGGTTGGTTGATAAATTTGACCAACACTTACCGCGTTGGATTGCCTTGATTGGTATGCTCATTACCTTTGGTTTGGGTATTGCACTATGGCAAACTGGTACATATAGCTACGAGTTGGGCGGTAAAGTCCCAACTTGGGCGGCTGAATTCCATCTCCCATGGATTCAGACTTTAGGGATTAGCATTCACTTGGCTGTGGATGGTTTATCTCTACTCATGGTTTTACTTACAGCGTTACTTGGTGTGCTTGCTGTTGGTTGTTCATGGGGTGAAATTCAAAAGAATGTTGGTTTCTTCCACTTAAACCTCCTTTGGAGTTTAGGTGGGGTTATCGGTGTATTCCTTGCAATTGACTTATTCTTGTTCTTCTTCTTTTGGGAGATGATGCTTGTACCAATCTATTTCTTGATTGCGTTATGGGGACACTCAGGATCAAATGGTCGTTCACGTGTTTATGCTGCAACTAAATTCTTCTTATATACACAAATTGCTGGTTTAATCATGTTAATCGGTATCTTAGGCTTAGTGGTCTATGGATATATGATGACAGGTATGATTGGTTTTGATTACAGCTACTTATTGGCTGTTGCAAACCACTTACCACCAGAAGTTGCATATGCACTTATGTTGTGTTTCTTTGTTGGTTTTGCAGTTAAATTACCTGTATTCCCATTACACGGTTGGTTACCTGATGCGCATGCACAAGCACCAACAGCGGGTTCTGTGGACTTAGCGGGTATTTTGATTAAGACAGCAGCGTACGGTCTACTTCGTTTCGTGATTCCATTCTTCCCAGCAGCGTCAGCTCAGTTTGCTGATATTGCAATTATTTTGGGTCTGATTGGTATTTTCTACGGTGCATTCTTAGCGTACCAACAAACAGACATGAAACGTCTGCTTGCGTATACGTCTATTTCACACATGGGTTTCATTTTACTTGCAATCTATGCAGGTAATATTCTGACTTTCCAAGGTCTGATGATCATGATGTTGGCACATGGTTTGTCATCTGCTGCATTGTTCATTATGTCGGGTCAAGTGTATGAACGTTTACATACCCGTGATTTACGTTTAATGGGTGGTCTTCGTGGGCAATTGCAATATTTACCATTCTTCTTGATGTTCTTTGTTGCAGCACTTGTCGGTGTACCTGGTCTAGGTAACTTTATTGGTGAATTCTTAATTCTTATGGGTTCATTCAAAGCTTATCCTGCATTCACAATCATTGCTGCTGTAAGTTTGGTATTTGCAGGTCTCTACGGTTTGATTTTGATTCACAAAGCGTTATTTGGTGAGCCAAATCCAGAACAAAAGCAACACTATACAAGCCCACTGAAAGACTTATCAGTACGTGAAGTGAGCATTTTGATGATCTGTGTGATTGGTTTACTTTGGTTAGGGCTTTACCCACAAACATTCTTGGATATGTCTCATTCAAGCATGCAGTGGTTAGTCAATAGTTATATGCCAGTACAAGAAGTTGTTGAAACTGTTCAACAGGCTGCAACTCAACTTGAACAAGTGGAGATGCGATAAACCATGAACTTCACACTTTCTTTTTCTGAGCTTATGCCGCTTGTCCCAGTGATGATTGTGGCATTGACCTCTGTTGTTGTGATGTTATTAATTGCGATTAAACGCAATCATAATCTTGTCGCAACAACGACGGTGGTCGGTTTAAACCTTTCTGCAATTTTTATTGCATACACCATGTTTAGTGGACACTTTGTTCCTGCGAACGTGATGGGCATGTTTATGGTTGATCCATTTACCATGCTCTACCAATTCCTGATTTTGATTGCTGCTTTGGCTTGTAGCACGCTTTCACATGCCTACATTGAAACGTATAAAGATAATCGTGAAGAACTTTATATCTTGTTACTTTGTTCTGTAGCAGGTGCAATGCTATTGGTTGCAAGTTCTCATTACGCTGCCTTCTTTATTAGCTTAGAGTTAATGTCAATTCCTGTGTATGGTATGTTGGCTTACACGCATCAACGTAGCCAATCTTTAGAAGCGGGAATTAAGTATCTTGTACTTTCAGCAACTGCATCTGCGATGTTGTTGATGGGTATGGCATATATCTATGCATATACAGGCTCATTGTCATTCTATGATTCTGTTCAAGCATTGATGACTGCGATCAAGCAACCAATGGTGCTATTAGGTTTAGGTCTCATTATCTTTGCTGTTGCATTTAAGCTTTCACTTGCACCATTCCATAAATGGACGCCTGATGTGTATGCAGGTGCACCAGCACCTATGGCGACATTCTTAGCAACGGCTGCCAAAGTTGCAACGATTGGTTTATTTGTACGTTACTTATTAAGTTCTGGTGCAATCTTAGTTGAATCAATAGTGACTGTTTTGACAGTCATTGCTGTGTTATCAATTTTGGTCGGTAACTTACTTGCAGTACGTCAAGTGAACTTAAAACGCATCCTTGGTTATTCATCAATTGCACACTTTGGTTACTTGTTGATTGCTTTGATTAGTATGACTTATGCAAGTTTAGGCAGTGTAACGGTTTATGTGATTACTTATGTATTTACAACAATCGGTGCATTTGGTGCAGTTGCGTTAATGTCTAGTCCATATAACAACGTTGATGAAGCACAAAGTCTTGCAGACTACCGTGGTTTGTTCTGGCGTCGTCCGATCTTGACTGCAACATTGACCGTGATGATGTTGTCATTAGCAGGGATTCCATTAACTGCAGGTTTTATTGGTAAATTCCTTGTGGTAATGGCTGCTGTAACAACTCAACATTGGTTCTTGGCTGCAATGGTCGTTGTAGGAAGTGGTATTGGCTTATATTACTACTTACGTGTGATGATCGTCATGTATATGACACCACCAGAAACACCTCGTATTGATGCTGACGCACATTGGGGAACTAAAGTTGGTGGTATCATGGTACTCGGTGCTGCATTGCTTGTATTATTACTCGGTATCTACCCAGATCCAATGATCAATTTGGCATTGAAGTCAGAAATTCTTTCTCCATTGCATTTCATGTTGTCTCAACAACAATAATGATTTGATTTGTACAAAAAAGCCTCCAAAATTTGGGGGCTTTTTTTAATGAATAGTAAAAAACAATCTATAATAGCTCTAGATTAATATTAGTTAGGTACTTACTCGTGTCGATTCAAGAAATTCGCCATCCGCTTATTCGTCATAAACTTGGTTTATTACGCCGTTCAGACATTAGCACAAAGAACTTTCGTGAATTGGCACAAGAAGTCACGATGCTACTGACCTATGAAGCGACTAAGGATCTACCTGTTGTGGATCATGAAATTGATGGATGGGCAGGTAAAGTCTCAACTCAGCGTATCGCAGGCAAGAAAATTACCATTGTTCCTATCTTGCGTGCGGGTATTGGTATGCTTGAAGGCGTTCTTAGCCTGATTCCAAGTGCGAAAGTCAGTGTATTGGGTTTAGAACGTGATGAGGTGACTTTAGAGGTTCGTACTTACTATAAAAAATTAGTACCTGATGTTGCGAATCGCTTAGCGATGATTATTGATCCAATGCTGGCAACAGGTAACTCTTTAATTGCTGCAATTGATGTGCTTAAAGCAAGTGGTTGTAAAGATATACGTGTTATGGTTTTGGTTGCTGCACCCGAAGGTGTTGCAAAAGTAGAAGCTGCGCACCCTGACGTACGTATCTATACAGCATCAATTGATCAAGGTCTGAATGAGGATGGCTATATCGTTCCAGGTCTTGGTGATGCGGGTGATAAGATTTTTGGTAGTGTTCAAAAAGATTAATTTTTGAAAATATGCTTAAAACAGAGACTTAATTCAACCGTATAGATTTTAGGGGAGGATTTAGAGTCTCTTTTTTTATATACTGAATGATAGTATTTGCAAAATTGGATGAATGTCATGAAGAAAGAATTTTATCAGGGAAAAGTTAAACAATATAATCCAGACAAAGGGTTTGGTTTTATTGCAACTGCTGAAGGCGAGATCTTTTTTCATATTTCAGATTTTCCAGCAGCGGAAGGTGAGCCGAAACGCAATGAAAAAGTAAAATTTGTAGCTCTAGAAAATAATGGAAAATTTAAAGCAGTACAAATTGAACGAGTAGATCCGAATCCTGCAAAAACTAAAAAAAATAAAATATTAGCTCATAATGAATCGATTACATCAGAATTGTTATCAAACTTTCGGCGTTAGGAGAATGCATGATGAATCGCTCATCAGCAAATAAAAATACTTGCTTTTACTTTATCGCAGTCACAGGGCAGCCTTATTTTTTTGTGATGATGTCAAATTTGATATATTACGTGTTGAATTTCTTGGGATAATCTGATGCTAAAAACTGGAACAATTAAAAAATATAATAAAGAATGGGGTTTCCGTTATGCAAAGTGATATTGATGTTGTAGTTACTCAAAGTAAGGCTTTGGAAGCATTGCTGGAGCAAAAATTTGGAGCTACTGGGCGTGGTTTGCATGAAAAATTAACTAGCATTGAATATCAGCTTGAAGTTGGGCTAGTGAAGAATATACGTTGGATAGCCACTATGCGTAATAAAGTGGTACATGAAAATTTCCAATTGACCAATCAAAATGACTTTTTAAGAAGTTGTCAGCGTGCTTTAGAGGGTTTGCAAAATACCCAGAATACTTTGAGAATTGTGGGAAATGTCCAAGAAATTAAGACTGTACCTGTAAATTCCTCATCACGAAATTCATATAATACAATTTCTGAACCAATTGTATCTCTTTCAAGACGAAAATCTAAACAAGAGCATGAATCAGGAGGTGTGTTTGGGACACTCATCACTGTCGTTATTGTTGGCGTAATTGGCTATTTGGTGTATGGTTTTATTCAAGGCTCTTTGCATCGTAATGAATTGGTAAATCAGCCTATCATCCAAAAAATGCTAAAAATCGCCAATACTCAAGCAGTAAATAGCAACCCCAATCATTTTCAATGTGATGGTCGAAAACATTGTTCTCAAATGCGATCACTTGAAGAGGCACGTTGGTTTGTAAGAAATTGTCCAGATACAGAAATGGATGGAAATAATGATGGTGAACCATGTGAGCGCCAATTTAGACATTAAAATAAAAGATCAGGCTTAAACCTGATCTTCACAAAAATGTAAAAAGGCTTTTAGTCCAGGACCTTGGTATTTTTGACGATGCACTAACATGTACAATGGGCGAGTTAATTGCCAATAAGGTGTATTAAGAATAACCAGTTGACCTTTCTCTTCCAGCGGTTCGATCGCGAGTCTTGAAACACAAGACATTCCCAAACCACCAGCAACAATTTTTAAAATTGCTTCGTTATGACCGAGAGTTAAACGAATATTGGCATCTGGTAGATCTTGTAAAATTGCATTGTCAAAAACTTCACGTGTGCCTGAGCCTTCTTCACGTAAAATCCATTCAACCTCATGGAAATCTGCTGGTGTAATTGGGCGATCTAACTTTGCCAGAGGATGATCAGGCGCACAGCAAACTGCAAGTTCATCATCTCGCCAATGAATACATTGCAATTGAGGCAAATGACAAGAACCTTCGATCAAGGCTAAATCAAGCTGAAATTGATTCACTGCTTCAATCATTTGGCGAGTATTGCCGACTTGTAATTGAAGATGGGCTTGAGGATGATGCTGTAAAAATTCAGCCATCAGATCAGGCATTAAATAATCACTGATCGTTAAGGTTGCACCTAAACGTAAATCAATACTTTGCAGTTCACCTTTAGCGGCTTGTTCAAAGGATTCGCAGCGACCTAAAATTTCTAAAGCTTGAGGTAATAAAAAACGCCCCAAATCATTCAGTTGTAAACGCTTGCCTAAACGGTCAAATAAAGGCGCACCTAAGCCATCTTCTAAATCAGCTAAAGCCATACTTGCTGCACTTTGTGTCAGTCTGACAGCATCACTCGCTTTGGTTACTGTTCCTTCTTGTGCAACCGCCACGAAAACAGCCAATTGGCGTAAGGTCATGCGCATGTTAAATAGCCTTAATGTTTTGAGTATCCATCAATTATTCGATCATGCTAACATGAGCCTACTGTTTCGTGCCACGTTCAAATCATGTCAATTGAAAAATTTAGCGTAGAAAAAGTTCTATCTGTTCATCGTTGGACTCACAATCTTTTTAGTTTCACCATGACTCGACCTGCTCATTTTAAATTTACAGCAGGGCAGTTTGCGCGAATTGGTTTAATGGTTGAAGGTGAGCTAGTTGTAAGAGCTTATTCTGTTGTTTCTTCGCCGTTTGATGAAACTTTAGAATTCTTTTCGATTGTTGTTCCCGATGGTGCATTTACGTCAAATTTGCAACACCTTAAAGTCGGGGATGAACTATATTTAGATAAAATATCTTATGGTTATTTGACTTTGGCAAGGTATCAACAACCTTTACCACAAGATCTTTGGCTATTGGGGACTGGTACTGGACTTGCACCATTTCTATGCATGTTACAAGACTTTGAAACTTGGAATAAATATAAACATATTCATCTGGTTTATAGCGTTCGCACAGAGTCCGAGTTGGCTTATGTGGAACGTATTGAAGAAATCGCAGCATCATTTGGTGAAGGGCATTCTGGATTTAAATTCATTCCAATTGTTACCCGTGATCCCAAAGCCGCATTACATGATCGACTCCCAATTTTAATTGGTAATGGTGAATTAGAAAAAGCAGCAGGATTAGCTTTGAACCCTGCAAGTAGTCATGTGATGTTGTGTGGTAATCCTCAGATGGTTGAGGATACAAAAGAGGCACTTAAACAACGAGGTTTAACGATGAATCGTCGTGGTGAAGGTAATATTGCAGTAGAGAATTATTGGTAGTCGTATGATATGGATATGCCTTAATGTACAAACATATCCATGAATTCACGGATTTCTTGAATTGCAGTATCGACATCAGTAGTTAGCCATGTCGGTTCAAAAATACCAATATAATGTTCTAAACGGTCTTGAGGAACAACAAGGCGAACAGGGCAATCTTCTTCGAGTAGGCGCCAAGGTAAAATAGGCACTTCATTGTCTAAAAAAGGTTGTACATTTCGAATATCAATAATCATTGCATTTACACAATCAGGTAAAGGCATGACGGAGAATTCTTCAGTACGACGACGGAAGTATTCTAAATCTCCCCACTTTAAGATATAGCTTGGCTTATTAAACTCAATAATTCCTATTAAATGTTCATCACGTGTGTGATGTAAAAAACATTGATGAGTAACATCCGTGTCTAAATCAAGAGAAACACTTTGTTGACTATAGGACATAAAGCAAAACATATGAGAAACGAAGCCGACTAGTATAGCTTATTTTTAGCGTATTCTAAAACCGACTACATTTTAAACAAAAAAATAAATAAAAAAAGTAGAGTTCTGCAAACACAGCAACGATAGTCCGAATCTTTTTCACACAATGCAACATTGAGTATTGCTAAGATAAAAGCCTAACAAATAAAAGGATGAGGGCTGCTATGATGCATGATTTTAGTAAGCCACAACCTCATGTGGCAAGTAAGGAAGAAATTGCACGTAAAAGGAAATTACCAGTCTATATGTTGTTAATAGTTGGAATTTTTCTGATAGCGTTGCTTGTATTTATGATCGCCGATCATTCAGCAAATCCAACTGCTCAAGTGATGATGTCAAATCTGCAGTCTGTACTTCTGAATGCTTAAATGGCTTTGACCAAAACAATTTATCTAAAAGCTCATTAGTGTGAACTAATGAGCTTTTTTGCAAAATTATGAGTGCTTTTTGTTGTATTAGTGATGCTGTCGATTGATTGAAAAATCTACAAAAACTAAGGTGATAAGCATTCATAGTTTGTGTGTTTCAACATAGAACAGTGATGGGTGATTTATATCAAGATTTAAAAATACAATATAAGGATAACTCGCATGAATGAATTTTTTAATGATCCCTCACATCGAGGGGGATTTGATGCCATGTATTACTGGGATCAGTTTCATCCAATTTTTGCAGCAATCGTGATCTTACTAGTGGGTTGGATTATTGCCTTAGTCATTGCCGCAGGTGTAAAGCGGCTATTGCAAAAGCTTGATACCAATCATAAGTTATCTTCGGCAACTGGTCGTACGCCCAATATTGAAAACTTGGTTTCTAAATTGGTGTTTTGGTTTGTCATGATTCTCGCTGTGGTTGGCTCACTCAATGTTTTAAATATTAGTGGTGTAAGTGACCCGTTTAGCAATATGGTAGGACGAGTACTTGCTTATATACCAAACTTATATGCTGCCGTTGCAGTAGGATTTATTGGTTGGATTGTGGCGCGTTTGGTACGTGCTGGATTGACCAATGTATTATCTAGAACAGAATTAGATGAGAAGCTAAGCAGTGAAGTTGGTGTTAACGCTTTAAGTAGTAATATCGCAGAAATTTTTTACTGGTTGGTTTTATTACTATTTTTACCAATTGTGCTGTCTATTTTAGGTTTAACGGGACTGCTGATTCCTGTACAAAACATGGTAAACGAAGCGATTGCTTATCTGCCTAATTTGTTTATTGCGGGTGTGATCATTTTTGTAGGTTATATTCTCGCCAAAATTGTGCGTGGTATTGTTGAGGGATTAAGTAATAGCTTGGGACTACAAACTCAAGCTGAAAAAGTAGGATTATTTAAAAACTCAAATGTATCGAAATTTTTAGGCTCATTTGTGTTTGCAATTATTGTCATCACAGCGTTGATCGTGGCATTTGAAGCTTTAGGAATCCAAGCGATTTCTCAACCCGCAACAGCGATGTTGAATGAAATAATGTATGCAATTCCACAAATTATTGCAGCTGGTTTAATTCTAATCGTTGCCTATATTGTGTCTCGTTTTATTGGACGTTTAGTGGCTGAGTTGATTTCAGGTGCGGGAATTGATGAAATTCCAATCAAGCTTGATTTGCAACGATTCCTTGGACAAACCCGTGTTTCTGATGTGATTGGCTACTTAATCATTTTCTTTACCATGCTGTTTGCTGTTTCAGAAGCTGCGAATCGACTTGGATTAGACCAAGTCAGTGTACTGATTGCGATGTTTATTCAATTTGGTGCCAGTATTTTACTGGGTGCAGTCATTTTGGTGATTGGATTCTGGCTCGCCAATGTTGTGGCGAATGTGGTTCAACGTGGTGAGTACAATAGTTCACGTTGGTTAGCAAACCTAGTTCGTATTTTAATTATGGGCTTAGTGATTGCGATGGGTCTAAAAGCTATGGGTATTGCAGATTCAATTGTGAATTTGGCTTTTGGTTTGACGCTTGGTTCAGTTGCAGTTGCTTTTGCCTTGGCATTTGGTTTAGGTGGTCGTCAACCTGCAGAACGCTTATTGACAGATTTATTAGATAAGGCAAAGAATGAAGATAAGCAACCAAATCCGTTACATAAAGAAATCAC
Proteins encoded in this window:
- the nuoN gene encoding NADH-quinone oxidoreductase subunit NuoN yields the protein MNFTLSFSELMPLVPVMIVALTSVVVMLLIAIKRNHNLVATTTVVGLNLSAIFIAYTMFSGHFVPANVMGMFMVDPFTMLYQFLILIAALACSTLSHAYIETYKDNREELYILLLCSVAGAMLLVASSHYAAFFISLELMSIPVYGMLAYTHQRSQSLEAGIKYLVLSATASAMLLMGMAYIYAYTGSLSFYDSVQALMTAIKQPMVLLGLGLIIFAVAFKLSLAPFHKWTPDVYAGAPAPMATFLATAAKVATIGLFVRYLLSSGAILVESIVTVLTVIAVLSILVGNLLAVRQVNLKRILGYSSIAHFGYLLIALISMTYASLGSVTVYVITYVFTTIGAFGAVALMSSPYNNVDEAQSLADYRGLFWRRPILTATLTVMMLSLAGIPLTAGFIGKFLVVMAAVTTQHWFLAAMVVVGSGIGLYYYLRVMIVMYMTPPETPRIDADAHWGTKVGGIMVLGAALLVLLLGIYPDPMINLALKSEILSPLHFMLSQQQ
- a CDS encoding mechanosensitive ion channel, translating into MNEFFNDPSHRGGFDAMYYWDQFHPIFAAIVILLVGWIIALVIAAGVKRLLQKLDTNHKLSSATGRTPNIENLVSKLVFWFVMILAVVGSLNVLNISGVSDPFSNMVGRVLAYIPNLYAAVAVGFIGWIVARLVRAGLTNVLSRTELDEKLSSEVGVNALSSNIAEIFYWLVLLLFLPIVLSILGLTGLLIPVQNMVNEAIAYLPNLFIAGVIIFVGYILAKIVRGIVEGLSNSLGLQTQAEKVGLFKNSNVSKFLGSFVFAIIVITALIVAFEALGIQAISQPATAMLNEIMYAIPQIIAAGLILIVAYIVSRFIGRLVAELISGAGIDEIPIKLDLQRFLGQTRVSDVIGYLIIFFTMLFAVSEAANRLGLDQVSVLIAMFIQFGASILLGAVILVIGFWLANVVANVVQRGEYNSSRWLANLVRILIMGLVIAMGLKAMGIADSIVNLAFGLTLGSVAVAFALAFGLGGRQPAERLLTDLLDKAKNEDKQPNPLHKEITPSPSVPPITPPTPPYSDE
- a CDS encoding excalibur calcium-binding domain-containing protein; its protein translation is MQSDIDVVVTQSKALEALLEQKFGATGRGLHEKLTSIEYQLEVGLVKNIRWIATMRNKVVHENFQLTNQNDFLRSCQRALEGLQNTQNTLRIVGNVQEIKTVPVNSSSRNSYNTISEPIVSLSRRKSKQEHESGGVFGTLITVVIVGVIGYLVYGFIQGSLHRNELVNQPIIQKMLKIANTQAVNSNPNHFQCDGRKHCSQMRSLEEARWFVRNCPDTEMDGNNDGEPCERQFRH
- the gigC gene encoding LysR family transcriptional regulator GigC; amino-acid sequence: MRMTLRQLAVFVAVAQEGTVTKASDAVRLTQSAASMALADLEDGLGAPLFDRLGKRLQLNDLGRFLLPQALEILGRCESFEQAAKGELQSIDLRLGATLTISDYLMPDLMAEFLQHHPQAHLQLQVGNTRQMIEAVNQFQLDLALIEGSCHLPQLQCIHWRDDELAVCCAPDHPLAKLDRPITPADFHEVEWILREEGSGTREVFDNAILQDLPDANIRLTLGHNEAILKIVAGGLGMSCVSRLAIEPLEEKGQLVILNTPYWQLTRPLYMLVHRQKYQGPGLKAFLHFCEDQV
- the upp gene encoding uracil phosphoribosyltransferase, whose product is MSIQEIRHPLIRHKLGLLRRSDISTKNFRELAQEVTMLLTYEATKDLPVVDHEIDGWAGKVSTQRIAGKKITIVPILRAGIGMLEGVLSLIPSAKVSVLGLERDEVTLEVRTYYKKLVPDVANRLAMIIDPMLATGNSLIAAIDVLKASGCKDIRVMVLVAAPEGVAKVEAAHPDVRIYTASIDQGLNEDGYIVPGLGDAGDKIFGSVQKD
- a CDS encoding ferredoxin--NADP reductase produces the protein MSIEKFSVEKVLSVHRWTHNLFSFTMTRPAHFKFTAGQFARIGLMVEGELVVRAYSVVSSPFDETLEFFSIVVPDGAFTSNLQHLKVGDELYLDKISYGYLTLARYQQPLPQDLWLLGTGTGLAPFLCMLQDFETWNKYKHIHLVYSVRTESELAYVERIEEIAASFGEGHSGFKFIPIVTRDPKAALHDRLPILIGNGELEKAAGLALNPASSHVMLCGNPQMVEDTKEALKQRGLTMNRRGEGNIAVENYW
- the nuoM gene encoding NADH-quinone oxidoreductase subunit M gives rise to the protein MENNLILPALILVPFIAGFICWLVDKFDQHLPRWIALIGMLITFGLGIALWQTGTYSYELGGKVPTWAAEFHLPWIQTLGISIHLAVDGLSLLMVLLTALLGVLAVGCSWGEIQKNVGFFHLNLLWSLGGVIGVFLAIDLFLFFFFWEMMLVPIYFLIALWGHSGSNGRSRVYAATKFFLYTQIAGLIMLIGILGLVVYGYMMTGMIGFDYSYLLAVANHLPPEVAYALMLCFFVGFAVKLPVFPLHGWLPDAHAQAPTAGSVDLAGILIKTAAYGLLRFVIPFFPAASAQFADIAIILGLIGIFYGAFLAYQQTDMKRLLAYTSISHMGFILLAIYAGNILTFQGLMIMMLAHGLSSAALFIMSGQVYERLHTRDLRLMGGLRGQLQYLPFFLMFFVAALVGVPGLGNFIGEFLILMGSFKAYPAFTIIAAVSLVFAGLYGLILIHKALFGEPNPEQKQHYTSPLKDLSVREVSILMICVIGLLWLGLYPQTFLDMSHSSMQWLVNSYMPVQEVVETVQQAATQLEQVEMR
- a CDS encoding cold shock domain-containing protein → MKKEFYQGKVKQYNPDKGFGFIATAEGEIFFHISDFPAAEGEPKRNEKVKFVALENNGKFKAVQIERVDPNPAKTKKNKILAHNESITSELLSNFRR